The following are encoded together in the Microcaecilia unicolor unplaced genomic scaffold, aMicUni1.1, whole genome shotgun sequence genome:
- the LOC115459713 gene encoding histone H1-like, producing the protein MAETAPAAAPTAAPPGAAKKKAKKPTGAAKARKSSSGPSVSELIVKAVSASKERSGMSLAALKKALAASGYDVEKNNSRLKLAVKSLVSKGSLLQTKGSGASGSFKLNKKKPESTKKSAPKSKKPAVKKPKKAASAGVKKSPKRAKKPSAAATKKVAKSPKKPKAVKAKKVAKSPAKAVKPKVKKSPAKAAKPKAKKAGKGAPKKK; encoded by the coding sequence ATGGCAGAAACGGCTCCAGCGGCTGCACCAACGGCGGCTCCTCCAGGCGCGGCCAAGAAAAAGGCGAAGAAGCCGACTGGAGCGGCGAAAGCGCGCAAGTCATCATCGGGCCCCAGCGTCTCCGAGCTGATCGTGAAGGCCGTGTCAGCTTCAAAGGAGCGCAGCGGCATGTCCCTGGCTGCCCTGAAGAAGGCTCTGGCGGCGTCGGGCTACGACGTGGAGAAGAACAATAGTCGCTTGAAGCTGGCGGTCAAGAGCCTGGTGAGCAAGGGCAGCCTCCTGCAGACCAAGGGCAGCGGAGCTTCGGGCTCCTTCAAACTGAACAAGAAGAAGCCGGAGAGCACGAAGAAGAGCGCTCCCAAAAGCAAGAAACCGGCCGTGAAGAAGCCGAAAAAGGCGGCATCGGCGGGAGTGAAAAAGAGTCCGAAGAGAGCCAAGAAACCGTCAGCAGCCGCTACCAAGAAAGTAGCCAAGAGCCCCAAAAAGCCCAAAGCGGTTAAAGCCAAGAAAGTAGCTAAAAGCCCGGCTAAAGCAGTGAAACCGAAGGTGAAAAAAAGTCCAGCAAAGGCTGCGAAACCCAAAGCCAAAAAGGCCGGAAAGGGGGCGCCTAAGAAAAAGTGA
- the LOC115459718 gene encoding histone H3 — MARTKQTARKSTGGKAPRKQLATKAARKSAPATGGVKKPHRYRPGTVALREIRRYQKSTELLIRKLPFQRLVREIAQDFKTDLRFQSSAVMALQEASEAYLVGLFEDTNLCAIHAKRVTIMPKDIQLARRIRGERA, encoded by the coding sequence ATGGCCCGTACTAAGCAGACTGCCCGTAAGTCTACTGGAGGAAAAGCTCCTCGTAAGCAGTTGGCGACCAAGGCCGCTCGTAAAAGCGCCCCAGCCACAGGCGGTGTGAAGAAGCCTCATCGCTATCGACCGGGTACTGTAGCGCTGCGGGAAATCCGCCGCTACCAAAAGTCTACTGAGTTACTTATTCGCAAGCTGCCCTTCCAACGCCTGGTGCGAGAGATCGCGCAAGATTTCAAGACCGACTTGCGCTTCCAGAGCTCGGCTGTCATGGCCCTGCAGGAGGCTAGCGAGGCTTACCTGGTGGGGCTCTTCGAGGATACCAATCTGTGCGCTATCCACGCCAAGAGAGTCACCATCATGCCCAAAGATATCCAGCTGGCCCGTCGTATTCGTGGCGAGAGGGCTTAA